A single Eubalaena glacialis isolate mEubGla1 chromosome 18, mEubGla1.1.hap2.+ XY, whole genome shotgun sequence DNA region contains:
- the LEUTX gene encoding paired-like homeodomain transcription factor LEUTX, with the protein MAGKPNSARRFRTQFSREQLGALKDTFEKTMYPNWFIIKELSSNIHLDESIIKTWFKNQRVKRRKDQAQRNLSLEDPQQVISAKGEEMPLPGTSENTHPMSPSISDASYRELHKPSCVEQREGAATTARNSSCDFLPDDLQPISFRDSDPPWASTPYDMDQLIQLYVLPEDDDPSSLDQYLFPKCSS; encoded by the exons ATGGCAG GAAAGCCAAATTCAGCTCGCCGATTCCGCACACAATTCAGCCGGGAACAGCTTGGAGCACTAAAAGATACATTTGAAAAGACCATGTACCCAAATTGGTTCATCATAAAAGAACTTTCTTCAAATATTCATCTTGATGAGTCAATAATAAAG ACTTGGTTTAAAAACCAGCGTGTCAAAAGGAGGAAGGATCAAGCTCAGCGAAATCTGTCACTAGAAGACCCACAACAGGTCATTTCAGCGAAAGGGGAAGAGATGCCCTTACCTGGCACTTCAGAAAACACTCATCCCATGAGTCCCAGCATTTCAGATGCTTCCTATCGTGAACTACATAAGCCTTCTTGTGTTGAGCAGCGTGAAGGGGCTGCCACCACTGCACGCAATTCATCCTGTGATTTTCTGCCTGATGACCTCCAACCGATAAGTTTCAGAGACTCTGATCCTCCTTGGGCCTCCACTCCTTACGACATGGATCAACTTATACAATTATATGTCTTACCTGAGGACGATGATCCCAGCAGTCTAGATCAGTACCTCTTCCCAAAGTGCTCCAGTTGA